Below is a window of Stappia sp. DNA.
ATGTGCGCCGGGCCCGTGCCGGCTTGCGCGGGCTGCCACAGCGCCTCCCGGACCGCCGGTGTCCCGTCCCGAAGCCCGAGGTGCAAAGCCCTGCCCGTATCCCTGGCCATCGCCGCCCTGCCTACCCCATCCCCGCCCCTCGGGCGATGGCGAAGACGCAGGGCCCAAGCGTTCGCACGGGACGTCGGCGACCCGTGCGGCGGCGCCGGCTCAGTGGCGCTGCGTGCCGATCAGCCGCGAGCGCAGGGCGTTGGAGACCCCGTCGAAGACGAAGACGACGATCAGGATCAGGATCACCATGTAGGCGACATTCTCCCAGTCCTGATTGGTGCGCATCGCTTCCCACAGCTTGAGACCGATGCCGCCGGCGCCGACGGCGCCGATGATGGTGGCCGAGCGGGTGTTCGACTCCCAGAAGTACAGCGCCTGACTGGCGAAGAGCGGCAGGACCTGCGGCAGCACCCCGAAGCGCTGCACCGAGGTCGGCGACGCACCGACGGATTTCACGCCCTCGCGCTGCTTGTCGTCGATGTTTTCCAGCGCCTCGGAATAGAGCTTTCCGAGCGTGCCCGTATCGGTGAAGAAGATGGCGGAAATGCCGGCGAGCGGTCCGGGGCCGAAGGCGCGGGTGAAGAACAGCGCCCAGATCAGCATGTCGACGGAGCGCAGGAAGTCGAAGAAGCGCTTGTTGATCTGGTTGATCAGCCGGCTGCGGGTGATGTTGCGCGCCGCCAGGAAGGCCAGCGGAAAGGCGACGATCCCGGCGAACAGCGTGCCGACGAAGGCCATCACGATGGTCTGCAGCAGCTTGGTCCACACATCGAGATGCTGCCAGTCCGCATTGTAGAGAATGTTGTTCCAGGCCAGCGCCAGGTTGGAGCGCTCCGGATCGATCCGCTCGCCCGAGACGATCAGGCTGGCGACCTCGCCGGCACTCTTGCCCCAGAAGGGCGAACTGGCGTCGAAGACGAAGTTTTCCCAGCCGAGGAACCGGTGGCGCACCTTCACCGCGTCGTAATCGACCTCGACGCGACCGGCGAAGCCGAAATAGGCCACCACCTTGCGTCCCGCGCGCCGCTGCTCCGCCCAGTCGGGCAGATCCCCGTCGACGGACACGATGTCGTCCTCGCCGAGCCGCACAAGAACCGACTCCGACCCGCGCACGAGCAGGACCTCCCGGGGTCCGATTTCGATCCGGTTGTCCGCGCCCATGGTGACGGTCGCGGCGGTGATCACCTCCTCCACGACCGTGTCGGGCGCCTTTGGCGCGGTCTCCGGCACGGCGGGCCGGCTGGCGGTCGGCGCACCGGGCGCCATGAAGGAGAAGCTGGAACCGCCGCCCGACGACGTGGCATCCGCGTCGTCAGCATCGGTGTCGCCTGCGTCGGCGGTGGGGGCGGCCGTGTCGGGCTGCGTGCCCTGCGCGCCCGGCACCATGAAGGAATTGGAGACCTTGGAGTCCAACGTCGCGGCGGAGCCGGCTGCCGGCGCCGCGACGGTGCGCTCCATGCGGGCCGTCTCGATCGAAATCCAGTCGGGATCGGGATCGGAGCCGAGCGGCGAGAAGCGCGACCACTCCAGGAAGATCGCCCCGTCGCGTTCGATCTCGAAATCGGGGCGCACCTCGTAGGACACCCAGTCGGCGAGATAATTGCCGGCGATGTCCCAATTGGCGTCGTTGAGCACCTTGCCGATGCCGAAGAACCACCAGCAGTAGACGCTGTAGAGCGCGATCAGCACCAGCGCCAGAGGCGCCCGGTAGCGCTTCCAGGCGCTCCGGGTGAAGACCTGCGGATGCCGGGACGCGATGTCATCGACGGCGGCCGCGTCGAAGTCGGCGGTATGCGTGACAGCCATGGACCTCAAGCCTCTCAGCGTCCGAATTCGAAGGCCTGATCGCCGACGAGACGGCGACGCAGCCAGGCGGAGAACTGGTCCACGGCGACGATCGTCAGGAACAGGAGAAGAATGATGGCGAGCGTCTTCGCCTCGTGGCCGCGGCTGATCGACAGGCGCAGCACCTCGCCGATGCCGCCGCCGCCGACCGCGCCGATGATGGTCGAGGCACGCACGTTGATCTCCAGCCGCAGCAGCGCGTAGCTCATGAAGTTGGGCATGACCTGCGGCACGATGCCGAACCACACCCGCTCGAACCAGGTGGCGCCGACCGCGCGCAGCCCCTCGTCCGGCTTCATGTCGGCGTTCTCGACCACCTCGAAGAACAGCTTGCCGAGCGCGCCCACCGTGTGGATCGACACCGCGATGATGGCGGGCACCGGACCGAGCGTGAGGACGGCGACGAAGAAGCCGGCGATCACGATCTCCGGAAAGGCGCGCAGGAACTCCATCAGGCGGCGCACAGCGCCGCGCAGCCAGGGATTGGTCACCAGGTTCTTCGCCGCGACGAAGCACAGCAGGAAGCCGAAAGTAAAGCCGATCAGCGTGGAGAGCAGCGCGATGTTGAGCGTCTCCAGCATCTTGTAGAAATATTCCGGGACGTAGAACGTTTCGGTGAGATACACACGCCCTTCCGGATAGTTGTACTTGAAGCTTCCGTCGTCATAGGGTGACGGCAGATCGAACAGCGCGCGCCAGACTTCCATCGCGTCGCGCGGCGCAAGATCGCCCAGGAAGTCGAAGAAATAGGGCAGACGGTCGAAGAACTTGCCCGCGTTGGTCTCGTTCGCGAACCACAGCGAGCCCGACAGCGCGACGAGAATCGCCAGGATGCCGCCCCAGGTGTAGAGGCGCCGGCGGGCCATCTGCTCGCGGTAATGCCGCTCGACCAGCGCGCCCTCGGGCGACAACTCGGGAACATCGGGGGCGGCGGCGGACGGCGGGGCGGTCGTCGCGAACGACATGGGCGGTCTCGTGGCTCTGTGCGGACGTATCTGACGGCGGGGCCAGTCTTGTGAGGCGGGCTTGGCGGCGCAGTCCGGCGAGGCAGTCTGGCGGGCGCGAGACGGGCGCCGGCATCGGCCGGCGCCCGCCCCGGACAGGTGAGGCTTAGGAGCCGATCTTCGCCTTGCGGGCGGCGATGATCGCCTTGTAGAAGTCCTCGTTCACTTCCGTGAAGCCGGCGTAGTCGCCGCCCTGGATCGCGGAGAAGCAGTCCTTGTCGCTTTCCGGCAGCGCCATCATGAAGGCCTTGAACCTGGCCTTCATGTCGTCCGACATCGAGCTGCGCACCACGATCGGGCCGTTCGGGATCAGCGGCGACTTCCAGATCTCGACCAGGTCATCCATGTCGAGGATGCCCTTGTCGACCATCTTGCGCAGGTTGCCGGAGGTGTAGCCGTCCTTGAAGTCGCCCACGCCCGAGGCCCAGGTGGTTCCGGCGTCGAAGGTGCCCTTGACGACCTCGAGCACCAGGTTCTCATGGCCGCCGCCGAAGCCGGTCTCGGCGAAGTAGCCGTCGATCGGGCCGCCGATCGCCTCGGGAAGCGTCACGGAGGGGACGAGGAAGCCGGAGGTGGAGTCCGGATCGGCGAAGCCGAGCTTCTTGCCCTTCATGTCCTCCAGCGAAGTGATGCCGCTGTCGGCATGCGCCACCATCACCGAATAATAGCCGGTGGAGCCGTCGGTCTGGATGGTGGTGAGGATCGGCTCGACCGCCTTCGGATCGCTCAGGTAGACCTTGGCATAGCCCGAGGCGCCGAGTTCCGCGTAGTCGAGCGTGCCGCCCAGCAGGCCCTGCACGACGCCGTCGTAATCGGCGGCCGGGAAGAGCGAAACCTTTTCCACGCCGAGCACGTCGGGGAGCTTTTCGGTCAGGCACTGGAAGTTGCGCAGACGGTCGGCTTCGTTCTCGCCGCCCAGAATGCCGATGCGGAATTCCTTGAGGTCTTCCGCCTGCACCGGCGCGATCGCGCCGCCGGTCAGAAGAAGCGTGGCGGCCGCAACCGCGCCAAGAAGAGTGCTCTTGAGCATTGACGTCTCCATTGTGGTCCGGATCACCCGGCCGTTTGAGTCCCTTGGGCCCCGTGACGTGGGACACCGATCCGTGGGCGCGGGGACACGCGGCCCGCACGGACCGACGCTCCCACTAGGATACGAGACCGCCGAACGCCCGCCCCCGCATCCGGGAGCGCGCGCGCAAGGTCAGCCGGCGTAGACCGGCTGCAGCGCCCCCTCGGATGCCTTGGCCGCGCGCGGCGCGGCCGTGATGCTGGTGGATGTGATCGCTTCCGACAGCTCCTGGCTGTCGGCGCCGTAGATGCGACGCGCCGCCTCGCTCGTCAGCATCTCCGGCGTGCCGTCGAACACGACCTCGCCCTGCGCCATGCCGACGATCCGCTCGCAATAGCTGCGCGCCGTGTCGAGCGTGTGCAGATTGGTGATGACGGTGATGCCCTCGCGCGCGTTGATGTCCTTCAGCGCGTCCATCACCTTCTGGGCGTTCAGCGGATCGAGCGAGGCGATGGGCTCGTCCGCGAGCACCATCTTCGGCCGCTGCATCAGCGCGCGCGCAATCGCGACGCGCTGCTGCTGGCCGCCCGACAGGGTGCCGGCCGGCTGCAGCGCCGTCTGCGCGATGTCGAGCCGCTCCAGCGCGGCGATCGCCATCGCCCGCTCGGTGCGCGAGAACATGCCGAGCAGGTTCTTCACCGAGGAGCGGTGATTGAGCCGGCCGAGCAGCACATTGGTCAAGACGTCGAGCCGCGGCACCAGGTTGAACTGCTGGAAGATCATGGCGCAGTCGCGCTGCCAGTCGCGCAGCGCCTGACCGCGCAGGCTCGATACTTCCGTCTCGCCGAAGACGATCCGACCGCCGTTGGGATCGATCAGCCGGTTGATCATGCGCAGCAGGGTCGACTTGCCCGCGCCCGACCGCCCGATGATCCCGACCATCTGCCCGTCCGGAATATCCAGCGACACCGCCTTCACCGCCGTGTTCGCTCCGAACTTGCGCGTGACACCCTCTAACTTGAACATAGACGCCCCAATTTTTGTGTTGGGACATTCGATACCGGTCATTCATGACAGGGCTTCTGCGGTTTCATGACAGTTGATTGACAGTATTTTTACGGAGCCACCTAAGCGTCCGAGCCCACCGTTTCGTGGCGCTTCAGGAAGGCTTCGGCGTCGAGCTCGCGGAAGTCGGCAAGGGCGTCCCGCAACCGGTCGTGGTCCCAGTCCCACCAGGCCAGACGCTGCATGCGCCGGGCGATATCCTCGGGAAAGCGGGCGCGAATGGGTTTCGCCGGAACGCCGCCGACGATCTGGTAGGGCGCCACATCGCGCGACACGACCGCGCCGGCGCCGATCACCGCGCCGTCGCCGACCGTGACGCCGGGCAGGATCGTCGCGCCGTGCCCGATCCACACGTCGTGGCCGATCCGCACCCGCC
It encodes the following:
- the phnE gene encoding phosphonate ABC transporter, permease protein PhnE is translated as MSFATTAPPSAAAPDVPELSPEGALVERHYREQMARRRLYTWGGILAILVALSGSLWFANETNAGKFFDRLPYFFDFLGDLAPRDAMEVWRALFDLPSPYDDGSFKYNYPEGRVYLTETFYVPEYFYKMLETLNIALLSTLIGFTFGFLLCFVAAKNLVTNPWLRGAVRRLMEFLRAFPEIVIAGFFVAVLTLGPVPAIIAVSIHTVGALGKLFFEVVENADMKPDEGLRAVGATWFERVWFGIVPQVMPNFMSYALLRLEINVRASTIIGAVGGGGIGEVLRLSISRGHEAKTLAIILLLFLTIVAVDQFSAWLRRRLVGDQAFEFGR
- the phnE gene encoding phosphonate ABC transporter, permease protein PhnE, which encodes MAVTHTADFDAAAVDDIASRHPQVFTRSAWKRYRAPLALVLIALYSVYCWWFFGIGKVLNDANWDIAGNYLADWVSYEVRPDFEIERDGAIFLEWSRFSPLGSDPDPDWISIETARMERTVAAPAAGSAATLDSKVSNSFMVPGAQGTQPDTAAPTADAGDTDADDADATSSGGGSSFSFMAPGAPTASRPAVPETAPKAPDTVVEEVITAATVTMGADNRIEIGPREVLLVRGSESVLVRLGEDDIVSVDGDLPDWAEQRRAGRKVVAYFGFAGRVEVDYDAVKVRHRFLGWENFVFDASSPFWGKSAGEVASLIVSGERIDPERSNLALAWNNILYNADWQHLDVWTKLLQTIVMAFVGTLFAGIVAFPLAFLAARNITRSRLINQINKRFFDFLRSVDMLIWALFFTRAFGPGPLAGISAIFFTDTGTLGKLYSEALENIDDKQREGVKSVGASPTSVQRFGVLPQVLPLFASQALYFWESNTRSATIIGAVGAGGIGLKLWEAMRTNQDWENVAYMVILILIVVFVFDGVSNALRSRLIGTQRH
- the phnD gene encoding phosphonate ABC transporter substrate-binding protein produces the protein MLKSTLLGAVAAATLLLTGGAIAPVQAEDLKEFRIGILGGENEADRLRNFQCLTEKLPDVLGVEKVSLFPAADYDGVVQGLLGGTLDYAELGASGYAKVYLSDPKAVEPILTTIQTDGSTGYYSVMVAHADSGITSLEDMKGKKLGFADPDSTSGFLVPSVTLPEAIGGPIDGYFAETGFGGGHENLVLEVVKGTFDAGTTWASGVGDFKDGYTSGNLRKMVDKGILDMDDLVEIWKSPLIPNGPIVVRSSMSDDMKARFKAFMMALPESDKDCFSAIQGGDYAGFTEVNEDFYKAIIAARKAKIGS
- the phnC gene encoding phosphonate ABC transporter ATP-binding protein, whose amino-acid sequence is MFKLEGVTRKFGANTAVKAVSLDIPDGQMVGIIGRSGAGKSTLLRMINRLIDPNGGRIVFGETEVSSLRGQALRDWQRDCAMIFQQFNLVPRLDVLTNVLLGRLNHRSSVKNLLGMFSRTERAMAIAALERLDIAQTALQPAGTLSGGQQQRVAIARALMQRPKMVLADEPIASLDPLNAQKVMDALKDINAREGITVITNLHTLDTARSYCERIVGMAQGEVVFDGTPEMLTSEAARRIYGADSQELSEAITSTSITAAPRAAKASEGALQPVYAG
- a CDS encoding DapH/DapD/GlmU-related protein, whose product is MTKLGETPLVHTTAEVHDSRLGRYTEVAERVRMSETDFGDYSYVMQDGIIWCAEIGKFANIAAAVRINATNHPTWRATLHHFTYRANDYWPDAEPDEAFFDWRREGRVRIGHDVWIGHGATILPGVTVGDGAVIGAGAVVSRDVAPYQIVGGVPAKPIRARFPEDIARRMQRLAWWDWDHDRLRDALADFRELDAEAFLKRHETVGSDA